The following proteins are co-located in the Hevea brasiliensis isolate MT/VB/25A 57/8 chromosome 11, ASM3005281v1, whole genome shotgun sequence genome:
- the LOC110659324 gene encoding glutamate receptor 2.7-like, giving the protein MRKRPSKPALSFSFFCFLWLTEMNTMMAQNTTVSVNVGAVLDLENPVANMWLSCINMALSDFYVTHSHYQTRLVLHTRDSMRDIVGAAAAALDLIKNVQVQAILGPNTSMQANFVIDLGEKAQVPIISYSASSPSLTSIRSPYFFRATQNDSTQVNAISAIVQAFGWREAVPIYVDNEYGKGVIPYLTDALQAIDTRIPYRCVISPAATDDEIVEELYKLMTMQTRVFIVHMSPSLGSRFFIKASEVGMMSEGYVWIMTDGMTSSITPQVIDSMQGVLGVRPYVPNTQALEDFRVRWKRKFQQVESELNIYGLWAYDAATILAIAIEKAGIANFGFQKTNVSSNSTDISALGFSRNGENLIEALSNTRVTGLTGDIHFVNGQLPSSAFQIVNLIGEGARVLGFWTPRNGLVKKLNSITNTSLYSTSKSNLAPVIWPGDSTSVPKGWEIPTNGNKLRIGVPVKDGFSEFVKVTRDAGTKTTTVTGYCIDVFEAVVKALPYALPYEYIPFAKPDGGSAGTYDDMVYQLYLGSFDAVVGDTTVIANRSLYADFTLPYTESGVSMIVPIKDNNNKNAWVFLKPLTWDLWMASFCFFVFIGFVVWVLEHRINEDFRGPPSHQVGTSFWFSFSTMVFAHREIVVSNLARTVVIIWCFVVLILTQSYTASLTSLLTVQQLLPTVTDVNQLIKNGQYVGYQEGSFVVGILKGLGFDESKLKVYNSTEECDELFSKGSGNGGIAAAFDEVPYTKLFLAQYCSKYTLVEPTFKTDGFGFAFPKGSPLVPDVSRAILNVTEGDKMKEIEQEWFGKQSNCPDPSSSVSSSSLSLQSFWGLFLIAGVASVSALLIFTARFVYEHRQASMRSDSKASIWSRILYLFKIFDQKDLKSHTFRKSERNEIQLKYPPSMGAPSPSICSVHTDFPVEEGTPSPEYGDPSSNGQPPQEVVPNIELANTNQETSIAIEGTRDN; this is encoded by the exons CTCTGGACTTGATAAAAAATGTGCAAGTGCAAGCAATCCTAGGGCCAAATACATCTATGCAGGCAAATTTTGTTATTGACCTTGGAGAAAAAGCTCAGGTACCCATCATATCATATTCTGCATCAAGCCCTTCTCTTACTTCCATCAGGAGTCCATACTTTTTCAGAGCTACACAAAACGACTCAACTCAAGTGAATGCCATTAGTGCAATAGTTCAAGCCTTTGGATGGAGAGAAGCAGTGCCTATCTACGTAGACAACGAGTATGGCAAGGGAGTCATACCTTACTTAACTGACGCTTTGCAAGCTATTGATACCCGTATCCCCTACCGGTGTGTCATTTCTCCAGCTGCCACCGATGATGAAATCGTGGAAGAGCTTTACAAGTTAATGACCATGCAAACTAGAGTTTTTATTGTGCACATGTCACCCTCTCTTGGCTCTCGGTTTTTTATCAAAGCAAGTGAGGTTGGAATGATGAGTGAAGGCTACGTTTGGATCATGACCGATGGGATGACTTCTTCGATAACTCCTCAAGTCATTGATTCAATGCAAGGAGTATTGGGTGTTAGACCTTATGTTCCAAACACTCAAGCGCTCGAAGACTTTAGGGTTCgatggaaaagaaaatttcagcagGTTGAGAGTGAATTGAATATTTATGGGCTATGGGCCTATGACGCTGCCACCATATTGGCCATAGCAATTGAGAAAGCAGGTATTGCAAACTTTGGCTTCCAAAAGACTAATGTTTCCAGCAATTCAACAGACATCTCCGCTCTTGGCTTCTCTCGAAATGGCGAAAACCTTATAGAAGCATTATCAAACACTCGCGTCACAGGTCTTACAGGAGATATCCATTTTGTTAACGGGCAGCTCCCATCTTCGGCTTTCCAGATAGTTAATTTGATTGGTGAGGGAGCAAGAGTGCTTGGATTTTGGACGCCTAGAAATGGACTTGTCAAAAAATTGAACTCAATAACAAACACAAGTTTGTATTCTACTTCTAAATCCAATCTAGCACCTGTTATCTGGCCAGGGGATTCAACTTCTGTTCCCAAGGGTTGGGAGATTCCAACAAATGGGAACAAACTGCGAATTGGAGTCCCAGTGAAGGATGGTTTCAGTGAATTTGTAAAGGTAACAAGAGATGCCGGTACTAAAACCACAACAGTCACAGGATACTGCATAGATGTTTTTGAAGCTGTAGTAAAAGCACTACCTTATGCTCTGCCTTATGAATACATCCCCTTCGCCAAGCCTGATGGTGGGAGTGCAGGAACTTACGACGATATGGTCTATCAATTGTACTTGGGG AGTTTTGATGCTGTGGTGGGAGATACGACTGTAATCGCCAACAGGTCATTATATGCGGACTTCACATTGCCTTACACGGAATCAGGAGTATCAATGATAGTGCCAATCAAAGACAACAACAATAAAAATGCATGGGTTTTCTTGAAGCCTCTGACATGGGATCTTTGGATGGCAAGCTTCTGTTTCTTTGTTTTCATTGGATTTGTGGTCTGGGTTCTTGAACACAGAATAAATGAAGACTTTAGAGGTCCTCCTTCGCATCAAGTTGGCACTAGCTTTTGGTTTTCCTTCTCAACCATGGTTTTTGCCCATC GGGAAATCGTTGTTAGCAACCTGGCAAGAACAGTTGTAATTATATGGTGTTTCGTTGTATTGATTCTAACACAAAGCTACACCGCCAGTTTAACTAGTCTTCTTACTGTTCAGCAGCTGCTGCCCACTGTAACCGATGTAAATCAGCTTATTAAAAATGGACAGTATGTTGGCTACCAAGAGGGTTCTTTTGTTGTGGGAATCTTGAAGGGCTTGGGCTTTGATGAATCCAAGCTCAAGGTTTACAATTCTACTGAAGAATGCGACGAACTTTTCTCCAAAGGAAGTGGAAATGGTGGCATTGCCGCTGCTTTTGACGAAGTGCCATACACGAAGCTGTTTCTGGCACAATATTGCTCAAAGTATACATTGGTTGAACCCACATTTAAGACGGATGGATTTGGATTT GCCTTCCCTAAAGGATCTCCTCTAGTACCTGACGTGTCAAGGGCAATCTTGAATGTAACAGAAGGAGATAAAATGAAGGAAATTGAGCAAGAATGGTTTGGCAAACAAAGCAATTGCCCCGATCCTAGCAGCTCTGTTTCTTCGTCTAGCCTTAGTCTCCAAAGTTTCTGGGGATTATTTTTAATTGCCGGAGTAGCTTCGGTTTCAGCTCTCCTTATATTCACAGCCAGGTTTGTCTATGAACATAGGCAAGCTTCTATGCGCTCTGATTCAAAAGCTTCAATATGGAGTAGAATTCTTTATTTGTTTAAAATCTTCGACCAAAAGGATTTGAAATCGCACACTTTCAGAAAGAGTGAACGGAATGAGATTCAGCTTAAATATCCACCTAGTATGGGCGCACCAAGTCCATCAATCTGTTCAGTCCACACAGATTTCCCTGTAGAAGAGGGAACTCCTTCTCCAGAATATGGTGATCCAAGTTCAAACGGACAACCACCTcaagaggtagtgccaaacatcGAACTTGCCAACACAAATCAAGAAACATCAATAGCTATTGAAGGAACTCGTGACAACTGA
- the LOC110671712 gene encoding histidine kinase 5, which translates to MHKVDVSNSKFSKMEDDQIEDMEIEVVPSMWPEDIDSEKPYNIEKPRGDQDMLEEVTIVEEPSIVDFHRLIELTSYTDRGSSQLAYLVKHWEYKQANAVRLLREELDILSQQRQEVELKKLEILENFRFEEEGYGGDKRPISILDEVIDIYQDLPRRKKDVIVQNDRVEIEAEYDTVAYWKQRAMHLETLLEASIQREQALIEKLQESVRNLERQSSPVEELSQILKRADNFLHFILQNAPVVMGHQDKELRYRFIYNHFPRLQEEDILGKTDMEIFSGVGVKESQDFKREVLEKGLPAKREITFETELFGKKIFLIYVEPVFSKSGETIGINYMGMDVTDQVRKREKMAKLREEMAVQKAKETELNKTIHITEETMRAKQMLATMSHEIRSPLSGVVSMAEILSATNLDREQRQLLNVMISSGDLVLQLINDILDLSKVESGVMKLEATKFHPRQVVKHVLQTAAASLQKILTLEGHIADDVPIEVIGDVLRIRQILTNLISNAIKFTHEGKVGINLYVVPDPCFGKAEGNHQKSSAVQSTTNASKEEKCTSASQINNDQNGSHTPRQNHAHDDETITPVRTGNAADGDKQEEPQLPETVVWLRCDVYDTGIGIPESALPTLFKKYMQVSADHARKYGGTGLGLAICKQLVELMGGRLTVSSRVNCGSTFTFVLAYKVSPMCDSSDDADDLSDMTDHDAATEDETAGYFLFQPRTLGSLFSSNGSTRTQKLLPHNIGYANSHKLNGLSDNPCSFLSHNVRSKETASVEDAYSTIEVADTLSEPESSFSHSSEPANENVACRSKQCQDYTNSQLQNPTTNSTSHTESRREVDARPKTTESQGSSEAQEKFETSSQCTSGSSPQVPTTKLRPKILLVEDNKINVMVTRSMMKQLGHTIDVVNNGVEAVHAVQCNCYDLILMDVCMPVMDGLQATRLIRSFEETGSWDAAVKAGIELCATSSNSLQDTQGSMPSRKRTPIIAMTANALSESAEECYANGMDSFISKPVTFQKLKECFEQYFP; encoded by the exons ATGCACAAAGTGGATGTAAGCAATTCCAAGTTTAGCAAGATGGAAGATGATCAAATTGAAGACATGGAAATTGAAGTAGTCCCTTCAATGTGGCCTGAAGATATTGATAGTGAAAAGCCATATAATATAGAAAAGCCAAGAGGGGATCAAGATATGTTGGAGGAAGTTACGATAGTTGAGGAGCCAAGTATAGTTGATTTCCACCGTCTTATAGAGCTAACCAGTTACACTGACAGAGGCTCTTCTCAGCTAGCATACCTCGTAAAACATTGGGAATATAAGCAGGCAAATGCTGTACGTCTTCTCAGAGAAGAGCTTGACATTCTAAGCCAGCAAAGGCAGGAAGTTGAGCTAAAAAAATTGGAGATATTGGAAAATTTTCGGTTTGAGGAAGAAGGATATGGTGGTGATAAACGTCCAATATCTATATTGGATGAAGTTATTGATATATATCAAGATCTTCCTCGGAGGAAAAAAGATGTCATTGTTCAAAACGATAGAGTAGAAATAGAAGCAGAATATGATACTGTTGCATACTGGAAGCAGCGAGCCATGCATTTAGAGACATTGTTGGAGGCCAGTATCCAGAGGGAGCAAGCACTCATTGAGAAGTTACAGGAAAGTGTAAGAAATTTGGAAAGGCAATCCTCACCAGTAGAAGAATTATCACAGATTCTGAAAAGAGCAGacaatttcttacattttatacTTCAAAATGCGCCTGTTGTCATGGGCCATCAG GATAAAGAGTTAAGATATCGCTTTATCTACAATCATTTTCCACGTTTGCAAGAAGAG GACATTTTGGGAAAGACAGATATGGAAATTTTTTCTGGAGTAGGAGTTAAGGAATCACAAGATTTCAAGAGAGAAGTTCTTGAAAAAGGATTGCCTGCAAAGAGGGAAATTACATTTGAGACTGAATTATTTGGGAAAAAGATATTTTTGATTTACGTAGAACCAGTATTTAGTAAGTCAGGGGAGACAATTGGGATCAATTACATGGGAATGGATGTAACCGACCAG GTGCGGAAAAGAGAAAAGATGGCAAAGCTTAGAGAAGAGATGGCGGTACAAAAGGCCAAAGAAACAGAACTGAATAAAACGATCCATATAACAG AGGAGACTATGCGTGCAAAGCAAATGCTAGCAACCATGTCTCATGAGATAAGATCTCCTCTTTCTGGGGTTGTTAGCATGGCTGAGATTCTGTCCGCCACAAATCTTGACCGCGAGCAAAGACAGTTACTCAATGTCATGATATCTTCAGGGGATTTGGTCCTTCAACTTATAAATGATATACTTGACCTTTCCAAGGTTGAGTCTGGTGTAATGAAATTGGAAGCCACAAAGTTCCATCCCAGACAGGTAGTAAAGCATGTACTCCAGACAGCTGCTGCATCATTGCAAAAAATTCTGACCTTGGAAGGACACATAGCAGATGATGTTCCTATTGAG GTCATTGGAGATGTTCTAAGGATTCGACAAATCCTTACTAACTTGATCAG caatgcaatcaaattTACCCATGAAGGGAAGGTAGGGATAAACCTTTATGTGGTACCGGATCCATGCTTTGGAAAAGCTGAAGGGAACCATCAGAAGTCATCTGCTGTTCAGTCAACCACAAATGCATCAAAAGAGGAGAAATGCACATCAGCATCTCAAATTAATAATGATCAAAATGGTTCCCACACTCCTCGCCAAAATCATGCACATGATGATGAAACTATAACTCCTGTTAGAACTGGAAACGCGGCGGATGGAGATAAGCAGGAGGAACCACAATTACCAGAAACAGTAGTGTGGCTACGCTGTGATGTTTATGACACTGGAATTGGAATACCTG AAAGTGCATTACCTACTCTATTTAAAAAATACATGCAAGTCAGTGCAGATCATGCTCGAAAATATGGCGGGACAGGCCTGGGACTTGCAATATGCAAACAGCTG GTTGAGCTAATGGGTGGCCGTCTCACTGTGTCTAGCCGAGTGAACTGTGGATCTACTTTCACATTTGTTTTAGCATACAAGGTGTCACCAATGTGTGATTCTTCTGATGATGCTGATGACCTATCAGATATGACTGATCATGACGCTGCAACAGAGGATGAAACTGCTGGCTACTTTTTGTTCCAACCACGTACTTTGGGCTCTCTATTCTCTTCTAATGGATCCACCAGGACTCAAAAATTATTACCGCACAATATTGGTTATGCTAATTCTCATAAACTGAATGGACTCTCAGACAATCCTTGCTCATTTCTCTCTCATAATGTTAGATCAAAAGAGACAGCATCTGTTGAGGATGCTTATTCTACTATTGAAGTCGCTGACACATTATCTGAACCTGAAAGTTCTTTTAGTCACAGCTCAGAACCTGCTAATGAGAATGTAGCTTGTAGAAGCAAACAGTGTCAAGATTACACAAATAGTCAATTGCAAAATCCTACTACAAATTCCACTTCTCACACAGAATCTCGTAGAGAAGTGGATGCAAGGCCAAAAACAACTGAATCCCAAGGATCAAGTGAGGCACAGGAGAAATTTGAAACAAGTTCTCAGTGCACATCTGGCAGCAGTCCACAAGTTCCAACAACAAAATTACGGCCTAAGATTCTTCTTGTAGAAGACAACAAAATTAATGTAATGGTGACTCGATCAATGATGAAGCAATTAGGCCATACCATAGATGTTGTTAATAATGGAGTTGAAGCCGTGCATGCAGTTCAATGCAATTGTTATGATCTCATTTTAATG GATGTCTGCATGCCAGTTATGGATGGCCTTCAAGCCACCAGACTGATTCGTTCTTTCGAAGAAACTGGAAGTTGGGATGCAGCAGTTAAGGCTGGGATTGAATTGTGTGCAACTTCCTCAAATTCATTACAAGATACTCAAGGTTCTATGCCTTCTAGAAAACGGACCCCTATAATTGCG ATGACTGCAAATGCATTGTCAGAGAGTGCAGAAGAATGTTATGCAAATGGTATGGACTCCTTTATTTCAAAGCCTGTCACTTTTCAAAAACTAAAAGAGTGTTTTGAGCAATATTTTCCATGA
- the LOC110658247 gene encoding LOW QUALITY PROTEIN: glutamate receptor 2.7 (The sequence of the model RefSeq protein was modified relative to this genomic sequence to represent the inferred CDS: inserted 2 bases in 2 codons), translating to MRKSPSKPALSFSLFCFLWLKEMDIMMAQNTTISVNVGAVLDLENPAAKMWLSCINMALSDFYVTHSQYQTRLVLHTRDSMGDVVGAAAAALDLIKNEQVQAILGPNASMQANFVIDLGEKAQVPIISFSASSPSLTSNRKPYFFRAAQNDSTQVNAISAIVQAFGWRAAVPIYVDNEYGKGVIPYLTDALQAIDTRIPYRCVISPAATDDEIVEELYKLMTMQTRVFIVHMTPFLGFQFFIKAREVGMMSEGYVWIMTGVMTSSITPQVMDSMQGVLGIRPYVPQTQELENFKVRWKRKFQQVDGELNIYGLQAYDAATALAMAIEKAGTANIGFQKANVSRNSTDLAAVGFSRNGQSLLEELSNTRFKGLTGDFHFVNGQLPSSAFQIVNVIGEKPRELGFWTPGNGLVKKLNSLTNKSSYSTSKSNLSPVIWPGDSTSLPKGWEIPTNGNKLRIGVPVKDGFSEFVKVTRDASTNTTTVKGYCIDVFDAVVKALPYALTYEYIPFAKPDGRSAGTYDDMVYHLYLENFDAVVGDTTIIANRSLYADFTLPYTESGVSMIVPIKDNNSKNAWVFLKPLTWDLWVTSFCFFVFIGFVVWVLEHRVNEDFRGPPSHQVGTSFWFSFSTMVFAHRETVVSNLARTVVIIWCFVVLILTQSYTASLTSLLTVQQLLPTVTDVNQLIKNGLYVGYLEGSFVLGLLKSLGFDESKLKVYSSTDECDELFSKGSRNGGIAAAFDEVPYMKLFLAQYCSKYTMIEPTFKTAGFGFAFPKGSPLVPDVSRAILNVTGDKMKEIEQAWFGKQRNCPDPSTSVSSNSLSLQSFWGLFLIAGIVSVSALMIFTAMFVYDQRQALMPSDSKASVWSRILYLFRIFDQKDLKSHTFRKSELCEIQLRLPPSTGAPSPSSXLVHRDFPVEQRTSSAEYDDPSSNGQAPXKIVLSIELTNTNQERPVIIERTREN from the exons ATGAGGAAGAGCCCTTCAAAACCTGCTCTTTCATTCTCTTTGTTTTGTTTTCTTTGGTTGAAAGAGATGGATATAATGATGGCTCAAAACACCACAATCTCAGTGAATGTAGGAGCGGTTCTTGACTTGGAGAATCCCGCAGCCAAGATGTGGTTGAGTTGCATCAACATGGCCCTCTCAGACTTTTACGTCACCCATTCTCAGTACCAGACAAGATTGGTCCTCCACACCAGGGACTCCATGGGAGATGTTGTTGGTGCAGCTGCAGCAG CTCTAGACTTGATAAAAAATGAGCAAGTGCAAGCAATCCTAGGGCCAAATGCATCTATGCAGGCTAATTTTGTTATTGACCTTGGAGAAAAAGCTCAGGTACCCATCATATCATTTTCTGCATCGAGTCCTTCTCTTACTTCCAACAGGAAACCATACTTTTTCAGAGCTGCACAAAATGACTCAACTCAAGTGAATGCCATTAGTGCAATAGTTCAAGCCTTTGGATGGAGAGCAGCAGTGCCTATTTACGTAGACAACGAGTATGGCAAGGGAGTCATACCTTACTTAACTGACGCTTTGCAAGCTATTGATACCCGTATCCCCTACCGGTGTGTCATTTCTCCAGCTGCCACTGATGATGAAATCGTGGAAGAGCTTTACAAGTTAATGACCATGCAAACTAGAGTTTTTATTGTGCACATGACACCTTTTCTTGGCTTTCAGTTTTTTATCAAAGCAAGAGAGGTTGGAATGATGAGTGAAGGCTACGTTTGGATCATGACTGGTGTGATGACTTCTTCGATAACTCCTCAAGTCATGGATTCTATGCAAGGAGTATTGGGTATTAGACCTTATGTTCCACAGACTCAAGAGCTGGAAAATTTTAAGGTTCGATGGAAAAGGAAATTTCAGCAAGTTGATGGTGAACTGAACATTTATGGATTACAGGCCTATGATGCTGCCACTGCATTGGCTATGGCAATTGAGAAAGCTGGTACTGCAAACATTGGCTTCCAAAAGGCAAATGTTTCCAGAAATTCAACTGACCTCGCCGCTGTTGGGTTCTCTCGAAATGGTCAAAGTCTTCTTGAAGAGTTATCAAACACTCGTTTCAAAGGTCTTACAGGAGATTTCCATTTTGTTAACGGGCAGCTCCCATCTTCGGCTTTCCAGATAGTTAATGTAATTGGTGAGAAACCAAGAGAGCTTGGATTTTGGACACCTGGAAATGGACTTGTCAAAAAATTGAACTCATTAACAAACAAAAGTTCGTATTCTACTTCTAAGTCCAATCTATCACCTGTTATCTGGCCAGGGGATTCAACTTCTCTTCCCAAGGGTTGGGAGATTCCAACAAATGGGAACAAACTGCGAATCGGAGTCCCGGTGAAGGATGGTTTCAGTGAATTTGTAAAGGTAACAAGAGATGCTAGTACTAACACCACAACAGTCAAGGGATACTGCATAGATGTTTTTGATGCTGTAGTAAAAGCACTACCTTATGCTTTGACTTATGAATACATCCCCTTCGCCAAGCCTGATGGTAGGAGTGCAGGAACTTACGATGATATGGTCTATCATTTGTACTTGGAG aattttgatGCTGTGGTGGGAGATACCACTATCATCGCCAATAGGTCACTGTATGCGGACTTCACATTGCCATACACGGAGTCTGGGGTATCAATGATAGTTCCAATCAAAGACAACAACAGTAAAAATGCGTGGGTTTTCTTAAAGCCTCTGACATGGGATCTTTGGGTGACAAGCTTCTGTTTCTTCGTTTTCATTGGATTTGTGGTCTGGGTTCTTGAGCACAGAGTAAATGAAGACTTTAGAGGACCTCCTTCACATCAAGTTGGCACTAGCTTCTGGTTTTCCTTCTCAACCATGGTTTTTGCCCATC GGGAAACCGTTGTCAGCAACCTGGCAAGAACAGTAGTAATCATATGGTGTTTCGTAGTATTGATTCTCACACAAAGCTACACCGCCAGTTTAACCAGTCTTCTCACTGTCCAGCAGCTCCTGCCCACTGTAACTGATGTAAATCAGCTGATAAAAAATGGACTCTATGTGGGCTACCTGGAGGGTTCTTTTGTTTTGGGACTCTTGAAAAGCTTGGGCTTTGATGAATCCAAGCTCAAGGTGTATAGTTCTACCGATGAATGCGACGAACTTTTCTCCAAAGGAAGTAGAAATGGTGGCATTGCCGCTGCTTTTGACGAAGTGCCGTACATGAAGCtgtttcttgcacaatattgcTCCAAGTACACAATGATTGAACCCACATTTAAGACGGCTGGATTCGGATTT GCCTTCCCTAAAGGATCTCCCCTAGTACCTGACGTGTCAAGAGCAATCTTGAATGTAACAGGAGATAAAATGAAGGAAATTGAGCAAGCATGGTTTGGCAAACAAAGAAATTGCCCAGATCCAAGCACCTCTGTTTCTTCTAATAGCCTTAGTCTCCAAAGTTTCTGGGGTTTATTTTTAATAGCTGGAATAGTTTCTGTTTCAGCTCTCATGATATTCACAGCCATGTTTGTCTACGACCAGAGGCAAGCCTTGATGCCCTCCGATTCAAAAGCGTCAGTATGGAGTAGAATTCTTTATTTGTTTAGAATCTTCGATCAAAAGGACTTGAAATCACACACTTTCAGGAAGAGTGAACTGTGTGAGATTCAGCTTAGACTTCCACCTAGTACGGGTGCTCCAAGTCCATCGT TTTTAGTCCACAGAGATTTCCCTGTAGAACAGAGGACTTCTTCGGCGGAATATGATGATCCGAGTTCCAATGGGCAAGCAC CCAAGATAGTGCTAAGTATTGAACTTACCAACACAAATCAAGAAAGACCAGTAATTATTGAAAGAACCCGTGAAAACTGA